The following are encoded together in the Bactrocera neohumeralis isolate Rockhampton chromosome 6, APGP_CSIRO_Bneo_wtdbg2-racon-allhic-juicebox.fasta_v2, whole genome shotgun sequence genome:
- the LOC126762158 gene encoding putative protein TPRXL, with product MRNVIFGVLLCALYVNGNNVIDALRQPHAISLIQELSGPATGPSGSTCNDKGVCENQLDGAMFPDSGSNGYIVCQCECGMAMPCPSGLVFNPVINVCDWPLDSTDAPGTSSSPTDITTKGTISTSSLSSSSSTPSSTTSDITTEGTTSPPSSSSSSTPSATTSDITTEGTTSTPLSSSSSIPSSATSDITTECTTSTPSSSSPLTPSSTTSDITTEGTTSTPSSSSSSTPSSTNSDITTESTSTTLSGPATGPSGTTCNNKGVCENQLDGAMFPDSGSNGYIVCQCECGIAMPCPAGLVFNPVINVCDWPNST from the exons ATGCGAAACG taataTTTGGAGTTTTATTGTGTGCCTTATATGTCAATGGAAACAATGTAATAGATGCTCTTCGCCAACCTCATGCGATATCATTAATTCAAGAATTAAGTGGTCCAGCTACTGGACCGTCAGGTTCTACATGCAATGACAAAGGAGTATGTGAAAATCAGCTTGATGGCGCCATGTTTCCTGATTCTGGATCAAATGGTTACATAGTGTGTCAGTGCGAATGTGGAATGGCAATGCCTTGCCCTTCTGGCTTAGTTTTTAATCCTGTGATAAATGTTTGCGATTGGCCTCTAGATAGCACAGATGCGCCGGGAACTTCTAGCTCACCAACAGATATAACCACAAAAGGTACAATATCAACATCATCATTAAGTTCGTCATCTTCAACACCATCGTCAACAACCTCTGATATAACCACTGAGGGTACAACATCACCGCCATCAAGTTCGTCGTCTTCAACCCCATCGGCCACAACTTCTGATATAACCACTGAGGGTACAACATCAACGCCATTAAGTTCGTCGTCTTCAATCCCATCGTCAGCAACCTCTGATATAACCACTGAGTGTACAACATCAACGCCATCAAGTTCGTCGCCTTTAACCCCATCGTCCACAACTTCTGATATAACCACTGAAGGTACAACATCAACGCCATCAAGTTCGTCGTCTTCAACTCCATCGTCAACTAATTCTGATATAACCACTGAATCCACATCTACCACATTAAGTGGCCCAGCGACTGGGCCATCTGGTACTACATGCAACAATAAAGGAGTATGTGAAAATCAGCTTGATGGCGCCATGTTTCCTGATTCTGGATCAAATGGTTACATAGTGTGTCAGTGCGAATGTGGAATAGCAATGCCTTGCCCTGCTGGCTTAGTTTTTAATCCTGTGATAAATGTTTGCGATTGGCCAAATTCTACCTAA